The sequence TAGCTGGGGAAAACGCTTACGGTACATGAGATGTTGAAAAATATCCGCTTTCCGGACATTGGGGTCACTGGCTTCAAGCAGATGTTTTTTACCGGTTCGGGTAGTCACTTCAATGGTACCGTCACTATTTACTTTTGTAATTTTCCAGAACTTGTCAACCACATAGTGATACTCCTCGCCGTGTTCAAGAGGAAAAACCTGTCGTGCCCTTGGGCCCGGACAGAATGAACTTTTCGGCTTATGGTAAACAATGGCATCACCAACCCTGAACTGCATCATCTCGACCTCCTTTCCGGTATAAAATCCGGATGCTTGATATGTACGTGAATTAAAACCCTAAACTTATAATGTACAATCAACCTGCAATATTCAAAACAGTTCGCTTGCTATAACCGTCGATAAAATCTTTTTTCGCCTTAAAAACGGCTATTTTGCATCCATTTCTGAAAACCTGATCACCAGATGATCGCTGTTCATTTCTGCGCCGGCCGTATTCAGCGTTGCAAGAGATTGTGGGAGCACCATATTTCTCCGGTGATTGCCAATATGGATATTCAGTTCATCGCCGCTTTTGCTGAGCTGAATTTGATCTTTGGGAATACCCGGAAGATAAAGTTCGAGAGAAAAACCGTTTTCAACCTTTCTGATAGTAAACGTATTACGAAAATAATAAACCTTTGAAGGGTCCTCATCACGATAGAGAAAATCCTTAAGTTTTTCGAGTGTTTTCAAGCCGCAGATTTCACGTGTATAGAGAGGAACCTCCTTGACCGGCAGAGGACTGAAATTATCGATGATTTCCTGTCTGTAACGCTGCTGATGCTCTTTCCAGTAAACGAAATAAGGATCGGTAACTTCCGGCGGGATAATTCTGTTGGAGATAACCATATCCACCGAAATATTGTACAGACTGAGATAGGCATGAGCGCGCAGCGACTCCTTGATAACCATTTTTTCCGGATTGGTCACCAGCCGCACAGAGGTAATGGCATTGTCCGTGAGAATCTTTCCAAGCGCATCAATTTGTTCGTAGAATTCGTATGGGACATTCATTAACGCTCTGTCAGGAAGCGAAAATCCGGCAATAGGCCGGAAAAGTGGTTCGACGAGCGGCCTGAGATACAGCGCAAACTTCTCCATCGGCTTGTAGAGTCTGCGCATATACCAGCCGCTGACTTCAGGAATACTCAAAAGGCGCAATGCTGTTCCTGTAGGAGCCGAGTCGATGATCAACACATCGTAATTCCCCTCCCTGTGATGTCGGAATACCCTGACGAGCCCGAAAATCTCATCCATCCCGGGAAGAATGGCAAGCTCTTCTGCCTGAACAGCATCAAGACCTCTTGCCTGCAATACCTGGGTAATATAGCGTTTGACCGTCCCCCAGTTCTGTTCAAGCTCCTGAAGCACATCAAGTTCAGCGCCATAAAGATTATCGCATATCTTTACCGCTTCATGGCCCAGGGGGATATCGAAACTGTCGGCAAGCGAATGAGCGGGATCGGTACTCAGGACAAGCGTTTTATAACCAAGCTCTGCACAGCGCAAGCCGGTAGCCGCCGCCATGGATGTTTTTCCGACACCACCCTTCCCTGTCATGAGAATAAGCCTCATAAGCCCTCCTTGACATTTGAAAACAGGTATGGAACACAATGTCAGTTATAACCGCACACCCATTACTAATAGTTTACCGGCCCAACTCTTCCAATACCTTGACGGAAAGGCGGTCGCCCAGTGTTGCTGCTTTCTGAAGATCTCCAATCGCCCCGCTGATATCACCAAGCTGTTTTTTCGCTATGCCTCGATTGTAATATGCTTCGGGATTATCCGGTCTGACCTGGAGTAGCCGGGTCAGATCGTCAACAGCCCCCTGGAAATCGCCCAGTGCGGCTTTTGCATACGCCCTGTTATTATAAGCCTCGACAAGCTCCGCATTGAGAATCAAGGCCTTGTTGTAATCCTGCACGGCTCCATTGAAATCACCGGTGGCAACCCTGGCATTACCCCTGTTGTACCAGGCGGCATCGTACCGCTGATCCCGCTCGATAGCAAGGGAAAAATCACTGATCGCGCCTTTCGGATCACCGCTCATGCTTTTTGCAAGACCCCGGTTATTGTATGCCCCGGCAAGACGAGGATTAAGCGAAATCGAACGGCTATAATCAGCGATGGCCCCCTTAAAATCCTGAAGAGCCGATTTAGCCGTTCCCCGGTTGTTATAGAACTCCGGAACTTCAGGATCCAGTGCGATCGCTTTTGAAATATCTTCAACCGCTCCGCGAAAATCTCCAAGCGAGGCCCTGGCGAAACCGCGATTATTATGAGCGCCAAGCAACTTCGGGTTAAGCTCGATTGCCCTTGTGTAATCGGTTATCGCACCCTTGACATCGCCTCCAAGCGATTTTGCAAGTCCCCTGTTATAATAAGCTCCCGCATTTTCAGTATCGAGAACAAGTGCCTTGCTGAAAAAGTCAATAGCCTCCCGCACATTTCCTTCACGCCCCTGCTCGATGCCGAACTCGATATACTCCTCGGCAGTCTGTGCCACAGCCAACGCTGTATGCAGAAAGAACATTGCCGCTGTAGCAATGGATACGCGATGAATAATATTCATAAAAATAAAAACAAATCCCTGATTAAACCCTCCATAACTGACCACCTAAAGTAGCAAACCCGAGAGAAAAAGCGCTGTTTTTTCTTTGAAAAATAGCCTTTCGGAGGCACTGAAAGCTACGCCATAAGCGGCTTTAGCGCTAAATTTGCATATTTATGATTTTATTCCCTATATTTACGGGTATCCAACTAATGGATATTTAGTGAAATCTTATTCAATATACCTGTTCTTACCTGTCGAAGTTGTTTAAGGGACAGTGTTCTAAACCTTAGCATTATGAGACATGAAAAACGTTTCTTTACTTTTTCTCTCTGTGCCGCACTGATCGGTTTAATTTTTTCTGCATGCCAGACCAGCATGCCGCTTTCGAAATGGTCAAATTTCCCTGAAGTATCTTTTCAATCCATCGCTCAAGCCTCTACCGGATCGAGCAGAGCGAACAACATGTTTCTTGTTTCGGAAGGCAAGGCATCTTATTACGCGAACCAGTTTCACGGAAGAAAAACAGCGAACGGCGAAACGTTCAACATGAACGAATTTACCGCAGCACACCCATCCCTTCCTTTTGGAACCTGGGTGAGAGTTACCAACCTCAGAAACGGGAAAGATGTCATTGTTCGTATTAACGACCGAGGCCCCTTTATCAAAGGAAGAGTAATCGACCTTTCAGTCGGAGCGGCAAAACAGATCGGCCTCTTCAAATCCGGAACCGCACAGGTACGGGTTGAAGCCATCGAAAAAACAGCTTCGGAAGTATATTCCGGATAATCACCCATTCAAAATCCTGACCCGGACACGCTTTTTTCAGTAATGAATGCATTAGAGAAAAAGTGCGTCCGGAACCGGAAAAACCCGAGCGGGATAATGTGGCAAAAAAATAAGATCTATTCAGCGGCTGTCGCGATTTTTCTGATTTTTTTCACCCCGGCACTGACGCCGTCGGTTTCGACTGCAGCCGGACCCGTTACAGAAGGCAAGGCATCCTATTACGCCAACCGTTTCCACGGACGGAAAACCGCAAGCGGAGAAACCTTCCGTATCCACGATTTCACTGCCGCACACCGCACCCTTCCTTTCGGCACATCAGTTAAAGTCACCAATCTCGACAATGGAAAAGAGGTGGTTGTGCGCATCAACGACCGCGGCCCCCATCTTAAAAGCAGAGTCCTCGACGTCTCGCCGGCAGCCGCACACATACTTGGCCTTATCGGAAAAGGAACGGTAAACGTTCGAATCGAAGCCTGGAACTGACCGCTATTTTTCTTTCCTGAAAACCATCACCAGCGCGGCTGAACGCTCCGAAATGAACGCTCCTCCGTCGAAACCGCCGTAGCTGCCGACATACGCAAAACCCGCTTGCTCGTGAAGCTGACGGTATTGTTCAGCGGTCGCCGGGTAGAGCGCGAACTCCTCGCTGAAAACGGCAGAATCCCCT comes from Chlorobium limicola DSM 245 and encodes:
- a CDS encoding TRC40/GET3/ArsA family transport-energizing ATPase, with the protein product MRLILMTGKGGVGKTSMAAATGLRCAELGYKTLVLSTDPAHSLADSFDIPLGHEAVKICDNLYGAELDVLQELEQNWGTVKRYITQVLQARGLDAVQAEELAILPGMDEIFGLVRVFRHHREGNYDVLIIDSAPTGTALRLLSIPEVSGWYMRRLYKPMEKFALYLRPLVEPLFRPIAGFSLPDRALMNVPYEFYEQIDALGKILTDNAITSVRLVTNPEKMVIKESLRAHAYLSLYNISVDMVISNRIIPPEVTDPYFVYWKEHQQRYRQEIIDNFSPLPVKEVPLYTREICGLKTLEKLKDFLYRDEDPSKVYYFRNTFTIRKVENGFSLELYLPGIPKDQIQLSKSGDELNIHIGNHRRNMVLPQSLATLNTAGAEMNSDHLVIRFSEMDAK
- a CDS encoding tetratricopeptide repeat protein; amino-acid sequence: MAQTAEEYIEFGIEQGREGNVREAIDFFSKALVLDTENAGAYYNRGLAKSLGGDVKGAITDYTRAIELNPKLLGAHNNRGFARASLGDFRGAVEDISKAIALDPEVPEFYNNRGTAKSALQDFKGAIADYSRSISLNPRLAGAYNNRGLAKSMSGDPKGAISDFSLAIERDQRYDAAWYNRGNARVATGDFNGAVQDYNKALILNAELVEAYNNRAYAKAALGDFQGAVDDLTRLLQVRPDNPEAYYNRGIAKKQLGDISGAIGDLQKAATLGDRLSVKVLEELGR
- a CDS encoding septal ring lytic transglycosylase RlpA family protein — encoded protein: MRHEKRFFTFSLCAALIGLIFSACQTSMPLSKWSNFPEVSFQSIAQASTGSSRANNMFLVSEGKASYYANQFHGRKTANGETFNMNEFTAAHPSLPFGTWVRVTNLRNGKDVIVRINDRGPFIKGRVIDLSVGAAKQIGLFKSGTAQVRVEAIEKTASEVYSG
- a CDS encoding septal ring lytic transglycosylase RlpA family protein, with amino-acid sequence MWQKNKIYSAAVAIFLIFFTPALTPSVSTAAGPVTEGKASYYANRFHGRKTASGETFRIHDFTAAHRTLPFGTSVKVTNLDNGKEVVVRINDRGPHLKSRVLDVSPAAAHILGLIGKGTVNVRIEAWN